The bacterium genome includes the window CGGTGAGGAACACGTTGTCGGGCTTCAGGTCGCGGTGGAGGAACCCCTTCGCGTGGGCGTAGGCCAGCGCCCCGACGAGCTGGGTCACCAGCCGAACCGCCCGCTCCCACGGGAGGCGATGGCCGTCTTCGAGGAGATCCCCGAGCGAGCGCCCGGGCAGCAGCTCCATCACGAGATATGGCAAGCCGTTCTGCACCCCGAAGTCGAGCAGCGAGACGATGTGAGGATGGGAGAGCGCGGCGAGCACCTTCGCCTCGCGCTCGAAGCGCCCGCGAAGCTCGTCGTCCTCCGCGATCGCGTCGTGGATCACCTTCACGGCCACGTCGCGGTCGAGCTGCTCGTCTCGGCACTGGAAGACGGTCGCCATCCCGCCGTGACCGAGCACCGCGTCGACGCGGTAGCGATCGCCGAGCTGGGCGCCGAGGAGCGCCTCCGC containing:
- a CDS encoding serine/threonine protein kinase, with protein sequence AEQGEGRAKPRRVRTLGYDQAKRRSKPVRAPDVEEPAHTAEAEALLGAQLGDRYRVDAVLGHGGMATVFQCRDEQLDRDVAVKVIHDAIAEDDELRGRFEREAKVLAALSHPHIVSLLDFGVQNGLPYLVMELLPGRSLGDLLEDGHRLPWERAVRLVTQLVGALAYAHAKGFLHRDLKPDNVFLT